The following proteins are co-located in the Bacteroidales bacterium genome:
- the feoB gene encoding ferrous iron transport protein B, whose product MTTLYDLAEGEEGIILKIKGRGQFRQRLSEMGFVVGKKVSVIKKAPLRDPIEYMIMGYHISLRNSEAQLIEVDRGNNSKDLNASRGVLFSDDENTGWLEKSKHIQIALVGNPNSGKTTLFNYASGSKEKVGNYAGVTVDSKEARYKQSGYTFSIVDLPGTYSLKSYSPEEIYLRNYIFDNKPDIVVNIVDASNLERNLYLTTQLIDMGIQVVIALNMYDELEKKGDVLDYVSLGKLFGVPIIPTVSSKGKGIKDLFNKIIEVYENREPIVRHIHINYGTEIENSICAIQSKIKIEENRVFTNIVSARYLAIELLENDKEFSNSITRCTNSMEIIQTARKEYLKLEKLFSDPVETVITDLRYGFISGALKETLKLNKVERLRKTKVIDNYLTNRYLGIPIFVFFMWLTFYATFKLGGYPKYWLEVGTGLLSEFITGILNPGIVRDFLVEGIVGGVGGIVVFLPNIIILFLFISFMEDTGYMARAVFIMDKIMHKIGLHGKSFIPLFMGFGCNVPAIMATRIIESKRDRMITMLITPFMSCSARLPVYILFISAFFAKNQGTVLFLLYVLGMIFAILSALLLKRVFFKSAEIPFVMELPPYRVPTVRSILKHVLFRTGLYFKKIGGVILIASVIVWILSNFPRNIQHSKDFSDEISRIEKSELSVQQKSESVNELLLEQKGEKQSQSFMGIIGRSIEPVMKPLGFDWRLSVSILSGLAAKEVVVSTLGVIFQVDNDSGKTSLVEKIQTQKSPDGKILFTPLIAFSFMLFILTYFPCVSVVAAIKRESGSWKWAAFVVVYTTSIAWLLSFTVFQVGSLILG is encoded by the coding sequence ATGACTACACTATACGATCTTGCTGAGGGAGAAGAGGGGATTATTCTGAAGATCAAGGGGCGGGGACAATTCAGACAGCGATTATCAGAAATGGGATTTGTCGTTGGCAAGAAGGTTTCCGTTATAAAGAAAGCACCACTTCGCGACCCGATTGAATATATGATAATGGGTTATCATATCTCGCTGAGAAACAGCGAGGCTCAACTCATTGAGGTCGACAGGGGAAACAATTCGAAAGATCTGAATGCATCCCGGGGTGTTCTTTTCAGCGACGACGAGAACACAGGCTGGCTCGAAAAAAGCAAGCATATACAGATTGCTCTTGTCGGTAATCCAAATTCTGGCAAAACAACTCTTTTCAATTATGCTTCCGGCTCTAAGGAGAAGGTTGGCAATTATGCCGGTGTTACTGTAGACTCGAAGGAGGCACGTTATAAACAATCAGGTTATACATTCTCTATTGTAGACTTGCCAGGTACTTATTCACTTAAAAGCTATTCTCCTGAAGAGATCTATCTGCGTAATTATATCTTTGATAATAAGCCTGATATAGTTGTAAATATTGTAGATGCTTCCAACCTCGAACGAAACCTCTATCTGACAACACAGCTGATCGACATGGGCATTCAGGTGGTAATCGCCCTTAATATGTACGATGAACTGGAGAAGAAGGGCGATGTGCTTGATTATGTTTCGCTTGGAAAATTATTCGGGGTCCCGATTATACCAACAGTCAGTTCAAAAGGTAAAGGCATAAAGGATCTCTTTAACAAAATAATTGAGGTCTATGAGAACAGGGAACCAATTGTAAGGCATATCCATATTAACTATGGAACAGAAATAGAGAATTCAATCTGCGCAATTCAGTCAAAAATAAAGATCGAAGAGAACCGTGTATTCACAAATATTGTCTCAGCCCGATACCTTGCAATTGAATTACTTGAAAACGATAAGGAGTTCTCCAACAGCATAACACGCTGCACAAACTCCATGGAGATAATCCAGACAGCCAGAAAGGAATACCTTAAACTCGAAAAGCTTTTTTCAGACCCTGTAGAGACTGTCATCACCGACCTTAGATACGGGTTTATTTCAGGGGCTTTGAAAGAGACTCTTAAATTAAATAAAGTTGAGAGGTTAAGAAAGACCAAGGTTATTGATAATTATTTGACAAACAGGTATTTAGGTATTCCAATTTTTGTCTTTTTTATGTGGCTTACCTTCTATGCTACATTTAAACTTGGAGGCTATCCCAAATACTGGCTTGAGGTTGGGACCGGTTTGCTCTCAGAATTCATAACCGGTATTCTTAATCCCGGAATAGTAAGAGATTTTCTTGTCGAAGGTATTGTAGGAGGCGTAGGTGGTATAGTGGTCTTCCTTCCTAATATTATTATTCTGTTTCTATTTATTTCATTCATGGAAGATACCGGTTATATGGCCAGGGCAGTCTTCATAATGGATAAGATTATGCATAAGATCGGCCTGCATGGCAAGTCATTCATTCCGCTTTTTATGGGATTCGGATGTAATGTTCCTGCTATAATGGCAACAAGGATAATCGAGAGCAAGCGCGACAGGATGATTACAATGCTGATTACACCATTCATGTCGTGCAGTGCCAGGTTGCCGGTTTATATCCTGTTTATCAGTGCTTTCTTTGCAAAAAATCAGGGTACAGTGTTATTCCTTCTGTATGTTCTCGGGATGATTTTCGCAATTCTTTCTGCTCTGTTATTAAAGAGAGTCTTCTTTAAATCAGCAGAGATCCCCTTTGTAATGGAGCTTCCTCCATACAGGGTGCCAACTGTCAGAAGTATACTGAAACATGTATTATTCAGAACCGGTTTATACTTTAAAAAGATTGGCGGAGTTATATTGATCGCTTCTGTAATAGTCTGGATATTAAGTAATTTTCCCAGGAACATTCAGCACTCAAAAGATTTTTCAGATGAAATTTCAAGGATAGAAAAGAGCGAATTATCAGTTCAGCAGAAATCAGAATCTGTTAATGAACTACTGCTCGAACAAAAAGGTGAGAAGCAGAGCCAGTCATTTATGGGAATTATCGGACGCTCAATTGAGCCGGTTATGAAGCCCCTTGGATTTGACTGGCGGCTAAGTGTGAGTATTCTTTCAGGTTTAGCAGCTAAAGAGGTTGTTGTAAGTACCCTGGGAGTCATTTTTCAGGTTGATAATGATTCAGGCAAAACATCACTTGTGGAAAAAATACAGACTCAGAAAAGTCCTGATGGAAAAATTCTTTTCACTCCACTTATTGCCTTTTCTTTTATGCTTTTCATCCTGACATATTTCCCATGTGTAAGTGTTGTAGCAGCAATAAAACGCGAGTCAGGCAGCTGGAAATGGGCTGCATTTGTAGTAGTCTATACAACATCTATTGCCTGGCTGCTGTCCTTCACAGTATTTCAGGTTGGGAGCCTGATCCTTGGTTAG